In the Arachis ipaensis cultivar K30076 chromosome B04, Araip1.1, whole genome shotgun sequence genome, taaaaaattattgagACATCCAGTTTTATATTATTGTTGGATGGTCACATTCAGTCATTGAGTAAGTGGAATAGCTCATGACTATATAAAGCATCTCCcatttccctttctttcttcattcaacACTCtcaaattcttctctctctcttctctctaacaACTTTCTCTCTCTACAAACTCTAATGGCAGCACTATCAACCATGAACTTGAACATGATCGATTCTACATTCGAGGTTGATAAGCTCACCTACGAAATCTTCTCCATCTTGGAGAACAAGTTCCTCTTCGGTTACGACACCGACACCGCCAACAATTCTGTTATCAATTCAGCTCAATTCTCGCCCATTCACACCAAGCCGCCCAAGATTTCCGCCGGAAACACCGCCGGGAAAGTTAGGATCCTCTGCATTGATGGAACCGGAGCCACCGACGGCATCCTCGCCGCGAAATCCCTCGCGGAACTTGAGTCCTGCCTCCGTCGCAAGTCCGGCAACCCTAACGCTCGCGTCGCCGGCTATTTCGACGCTGTTGCTGGCACCGGCGTCGGTGGCGTCCTCGCTGCTCTGCTTTTCACTCGCGGGAAAGACGGACTTCCGATGTTCACCGCCGACGAGGCGTTGAAGTTCATGATCGACAATCGCCGGCGGATCTCGAGGTCGTCGACGGGGATTCTCCGGCGAGTTCTCCGACACGATGCGGCGGCGACGAAGGCGGAGAAGCTTTTCAGGAAGACGTTTGGCGAGTGCACGTTGAAGGACACGGTGAAACCCGTGTTGATACCATGCTACGACCTCGTCACGCGCGCGCCGTTCGTTTTCTCCCGCGCCGACGCGCTCGAAATGGACGGCTACGATTTCAAGATGCGCGACGTGTGCGCTGCCACGTCAGCGGACCCTGGTTGTGTGGGTCCCGTTGAGATGAGGTCGATTGACGGGAGGACGAAGATCGTGGCCGTTGACGGTGGCGTTGCCATGAACAATCCAACGGCCGCAGCCATCACGCACGTGCTCAATAACAAGCACGAGTTCCCGTTCTGTAACGGCGTCTCTGACCTCCTCGTCCTCTCTCTCGGTAATGGAGAGACCGACTTTAACTCCGTTAAGTCTCCGTCTGGATTTGTTAGGATCGCCGGTGAAGGAGCTTCCGATATGGTAAGaactaacaaaaaatatatagGAAATTCTTTCCCTTAATAATGTACTAATTAATAAAAGATTTCAAAAGAAATCACCTTTATCGATAGAAATTAAATATTAAGCTTGAAAAGAAAAAGTGTAGATGGAATGGTGGTTGAGCAATGAATAATGCaatcttttaaaataagaaacaaagaaagagttGGTAGCTTAATTATTGGTGTGGATATATTCTAATGGTTGTTTTTCACTGAAAATGCAGGTTGATCAAGCTGTATCAATGGCATTTGGAGAGTGTGAGAAGAACAACTATGTGAGGATTCAGTCAAACAAAGTGATGTCAAAGTCCAAACAGGGAAAAACGACGCCGGATCTGTTGTCGGTTTCGGAGGATATGTTGGGACAGAAGAACGTTGAGTCTGTTTTGTTCAAAGGGAAGAAGGTTGTGGAGAACACAAACATGGACAAGTTGGAGTTGTTTGGGGGAGACTTGATTAAGGAACAAGAGAGGAGAAAAACTGGCATCTTGCCTACGGTGGTTTTGAAGAACTCATCACCCTCTCCTAGGACTTCATCTGCTACAACCTTGTCCACTTTATCCTCATCAACCTGTTAATTAAATATTAGGCAGCCAAAAAAAGCCAACATTAGGATGAAGAAATCCGAAATTAGGTTTAATTAATTATGAGGTTGGATTTTTCTTGTGAGCTTGAAAGTGCTTTTGTGGTTAATTAATTATGGGTTAGCTGCCGCTTAGGACCAAAATATTAAAGGTAAATTGAGTCTGAGCTGTGCAGAACTGAATCCTCCACATTATTTtcctatatatttttttaattgtttagaTTTTGGGTATATATGTTATGTGTATTTTAGTGATAGTGATTTGTGTATAGTGGTTATTATTGTTAAGAAAGGATGAATTTTGTCTAAGTTACCTTAGATTTTGTGGGATTGAGTTGTGACTTGTGAGAATTAGGTTTGTACCGTTTTGGGTGAGAAATGTTGATATTAGTATTGTGACTGAATGCAATTAATTGCAAAGATTGATTTGGGAGATTATTCATTTCGAGATAAAGTGATACACTACTTTTTTCCCTGTGTATTGTGCTCCTTCGactttataatataaaaaaaagtgtgCAAAAGGAATTAATTAGTACATGTTTGAATAGAATTTCAAAACAAAGCGAAGTGTCATTTTCTACTAGGAGGGTACGTTTGTGACGCATGTTTAAATTTATGAAATCAGAATCCGAATCAGAATCAGGTGAAATCAAATGACATAATTGATGTAGTTTTCCTTCACGTTCCAGTATTGATTTCGATAAATGCTGGTACTAGTTTACCGTATGATACCTTGATACAATGATACTATTGGAAAGTTTTTAAGTATACCGCTAGACCCGTGTTTagtgatttttaaccgttgatcttaattatatatattatatatactttttataattaaaattaacggttaaaaattattgaaatacCGATATACCAGTTTTTCTCCTCctctctttttattatttttcaattttgttacCACCAACAACATTATAAcacctctttctcttcctcctcctcctattGGAATTTCGTCTCTTCCTTCCTTTTCatccttctcctccatcatcatcatcattatcatcatcatcatcatcatcatcatcgttattGTCTTCTTCTAATACGTATCATCGTTATCGTTATCAtcgaatttaaatttatataatggacaatttttggttcatttagtattatacaatAGTTTCGTTTTGAGCTAATTTTCGGTTCATTCGAGACACAAGTGTTtctgaattcgaatttatataaagaaaaattttcggttcatttgatATTATACAATGGTTTTCTTTAATAATATTTTCAGTTCATTCGAGACACAGAAAACGGTGTTtctgaattcgaatttatataatggaccaTTTTTtgttcatttggtattatacaatggttttattttgataatattttcggttcattcgATCACAACAGAGAATCAGAATCaataaagatgttagcaaaatGTTGGTATTATtggtgataatgataatgatgatggagaagttagaaaaaaaaggaaggaggagatcaaagaaattcaaataaaaaagaaacaggaggaggaggagaatgaGGAGAGGGAAATGAATGCGGTGGTATGGTGGTGGTGACGATGACGATAAtgataaaaagataaagaaaaagtaggagaaaaaaaagaagaaggaggaggaaaatgagaaaaaaaaattttcgcaGCTTAAACTAAATGATTTGGATGAACTTAGATGTAAAATTGTTTAGATGTGTGNNNNNNNNNNNNNNNNNNNNNNNNNNNNNNNNNNNNNNNNNNNNNNNNNNNNNNNNNNNNNNNNNNNNNNNNNNNNNNNNNNNNNNNNNNNNNNNNNNNNNNNNNNNNNNNNNNNNNNNNNNNNNNNNNNNNNNNNNNNNNNNNNNNNNNNNNNNNNNGTTTAGTATTACTGAAAAAATATTTTAGTAGGAAAAATTGATAAATAGACATGTCATAATTATAAAAGAATTACAATTTACTTAATAATTATAAGTCATTTTAGTATATTATCACTTTTAAGACCTTCAAGcctaggctaatttttttttttttatattggaggAGTGTGTGAGTTGTGTTTGGTTACGGTGTATACAGGTGTTAGACATAGGTGTGGGACAGGGAGAAATCGGATCGTCCGAGttctttgttaaaaaatttattaaccaCAAATCGGACTATCcgattagtttttattttttttatatatttgaaatcaaatcggaccctccgttttcagatttttatttttttaatttttccctTAAAAGAAAATGGACCCTccgtttttagattttttttttatttttcccttaAAAGAAAACGGACCCTctgtttttagatttttttttttaaatcaaaacagaCCCTCTGAGTTCTTTGCTGCAGTTCTCGCACAGTCCGATTTTGTTTTGGCAAGTCCCTCGGTCCGATTTGCATGTAAACTGACACCATACGAATGTAAAACTCTCCTCTTCTCCATAACTCCGTCCAACACCAATATTAGttctataataaaattaatttccgTCAAGCCTAAGTCTCTATGTTGAGTTTTTGCCTTTTTGGTAATTTCAATATGCTGTATCTTTTTACGTTTTTTGGGGgggttttttgttttgttttttttttattgtttcttttttttagttcttGATCTGCTTGTCCTTTTACTCTTATTTTCTGTCTCCTTGTTATGAGCTCAGGTTGAATTTTATAACTCGCTATACAGAAGTTCACTTTGCCATAACACCGGGCTCccagacaaaaaaaaaaacataatatgGGCTCAAAATTCAAGCCTAATAAAATTCTTGTCAAGAGGGAtcaattttatcaaaaaaaaGTTCCTGTCAAGAGGGATCAATTTTATACTTGATGAAACCTATATCTAATTTGTAACCAAAAAAACAAAAGGGAAACTAGATATAATATGACATGCACGTCAATagcgaattttaaaattttataagacatggtcacatgtatatatataaaatataaagtgaGTATTTAGGCGTGTTCAAGCTAGGGGTGTTCATGGGCCAGGTGAAACCGGATTTGTCCTGACACAGACCCGATCTTAAATATATACgagtttaatttttagattcTAATCCGAccttagacccgatgaaacctaaacATTTTCGGGTCACAATTATACCGGATccaaaccgggtgaaaaccgggtctTTAAAgttttaacaataatttataaagaaACTTATTTGCAAAGAAACTTATTTATGatgcacttatttataaagaagaaaCTTGTTACTGAAAAGTTGATATCcatatttgaacttgaatttgtaacaccctaactttaaacacgtcatgatcgtaccaaaagtaaggcgttacagacctgatttcctttattatctatttaatattgagcctttacggtGATATCGATACATTTCTAAAGAAAAAAGCCAAAGCGACGTATCTACCGAATTCCACGACTTCGCCAGCCAAGCACCGCGACTGACGACTGAGAATGTTCTGAGTACCGAAAAAGCTCTACTGAGAACCTTTCTAATACCATCTTCCTGCCGCGATAGATAACTCACTCATATAACCTGCCTCTCCCCACGACCCGGTTTGACACCTAAGGAAGGTACAGCCCAACTATGAGGTAATCACTTCGTGCCGACCTGTTGCCAATAAACTTCTTTTAGCTTATGTAGTGGTCGGCCTTCCTACACGCACGCGCCCGCCAAAATGCCGAAATGCTAAAATAGATCCTTGCTTAGCTTCTTTCCCAGGTAGTTTCCGGTCGGCGGCCTTGTCAACTGAATTCCCCACTCCATCCTGTGCTACACCAGAAAgttatgtttttattaattaaaaccaCATATAAAAAATCTTCAAGTAATAGTAATCACATAGTTATTACCAAAAATAAATTTCATACAAACAAATTTaatataaaactcgaaaacattACTTATCCCTCTGAGTAAAATAAACTCCTAAtcgataaaggcgagggaactctataaaagTGACAGGAATCATAGGTAAACCTACTAATCATCCGCAGCTTCacactgagtcttcgaacctgtgccACTGAAATGgtagaagattttggggtgagaacaaaccacgcgttctcagtagggaatgggaatcccgtaaaagtaatgaatttaatgcaaataattaacttacttaGTAAAACTATTGTGTTAaacctttgaaaatacttttatttctactttagacAAATAATTACTTTTTTCTAAATATCTAAACTCAAAACATATTTTAATCACgaaattagtcatactaaccaTCTCTCAGCCACATAATCATTTTTCAACCACAACATCTCACCTCAATATATCCGTGAACTAACAGCACAAGTAAGGGATTCAGACCAACATACAAATAagtcaaacagcacaatcacagagaagtaatacaagcaaacacaaccaaatacaaatgtgcaaacaatatgatgcatgtctattcctaatacaggccatgagctcatgtgacGGTttcctacccgctcccgacattacccgagcacgagtcccagatatggttttccagatgcatacagtgtgcttataagtcgtacggctgggccgcatacagtgtgactttgagtcgtacggctaggccgcatacagtgtgactttccaaatcaataagcgtgcatctggaaaacagttctcagtgtgtgggcgtccccactttacatttggcactaaggcccaaacaatgtcacatctaCTCTTCTGTGGCAGACAATCTCCTTAagttaatatattctttaaatccttgttctctactctcctgtggcagagattccttttaGTTAATATATTCTCTAATCTttattctctgctctcctgtggcagagattccaTTAATTATATTTCAAACCCTTTTCAAAAACATTTCCAAATCATAAATCGTTTTCAATATTCACACCGTTCAAAATAACAAATAGAATcaaattattttctttaaaactaAGCCTCtttctattttaataaaattagccCGTTTCAAATATTTTGCTtttgaaattaaaggaaattcaTTTCTTCATTTAGACTTTACAAATCCCTGCGACCATACTCGTTTAACATTTAATACAAACTAAAATCACTTTCTTGCGTATTATTACCAGCCCTTCATCAGTACCTATTCACCATCATACTAATACCAAAATCAGTTACCATTCACTTCCATAACTATAAATTCCAGCATCAAACACAGTCTCAATTCAACCCGATTCATAAACTCAAATCACATTGCAATTTAATAAGTAATACCAAATTGACCAACACTCACAATTACAACCAATTCTCATCAATTAGACACACAAAATACGTGTAAATTATTTACAAATATCCACTAGACTTTCGTGGCATTCATAATttaaaacagttaatttcaaaataaaacccCTACCTTCGTATGAAATCAAAATTATCGAAAGCTCTGGAGAAGCTTTCTGACTGAGCTGCTGAAGGAGAAAGCGTCAGAAATCGTTTATGCTTCCTAAAACTCCAGTTAACCGAACTCAAAGGAAAGAGGAGTTACGTCACCATCAACTTCTACCGATCAAAAGTGATACCAATACGTAGAGGAGGAGGATATAAACATTGGATTACAGTTTTTATCGGAATTACGAATCATAAGAAATCGAACTCAAAAGGGGTAAGGTTCCATGGTTTCTGATTCCTCTCGCTCACGGCttactctctctttttctttcaagGTTGGTTCGGTGATGCATGAAGGAAAAGAAAGTATGATTAGTGATGATGGTGATTAAAAAGGATTTGTGGTAGTAAGGTTTATTAGGTGTCATTGGTTATTAAATGAATGTAACGTGTGTCATGGTTGCATAGATATATGTATAGATATAAGCCACGacctttatttctcttttttttttctaaaaagttCGGCTATAATGAATAAAAGTGTAAAAGAAAATGATGCTAATGAATGATAGTTTGTAGTGTGAAAATATTATTAGGTGtcatgagtatatatatataagtataataGCATGCAAGTCACGTTCATTTCTTTCTTAGTCCCTTAATGACATTAGTTATATCTATATATACATACTTGTAAATGAGCCACATTTGGCTTTTCTTTATTCATGGTGAAGCTGGATTCGACTTGATCcgaacccgacccgaaataatgaccgaatctatttttgagactcttacccggtgaaatcacaccaaactagTTCCTAAAATGTTTGGAGTCGGACCGGGACGAACCATGTGCATCCCTAGTTCAAGTGTGTTCggagaaaaattttttattttttattaaaacacgtTTAGACACAACAAACACGCGTGTTAGAAGTCGATGAGTGTTGTGTCTAAAATGTATCCGACAcacaaacacaacaactcaaaaaAATATGCGTACGTAATAGATTTTAATCCTCAACTATTCAAATATCTTAAAAGGATCAATTTAGTTGTTGTgtggaaaataaaaattagtaatcaattttaaaaatattttaatcaatTTGGTCTGTTCAAATTATTGTATGAAATGAGATAAGTCTAAAATGATTTCTAAAGCTCAAGTTAATAGTTATCATATTCacttttaaatttgtattttaaaatttaaaatcgtcTTTTAAACACTTTTTATCAACGAAACACTATTAAAAAATTAATGATACGGACTCGTTTCTGATACGCTGATAATCCCTAAACACGCAGTATTTAATTTGGCGCTTAATTTGTGGCAAAGAACATTGTTTCAATTATAGAATACATTAATCCCTCTTTCAACGTTAATCCAACCTTTTTTTCTCCCTCCCAAAATATATACAGAGACATTTTTTTCCATCGTTATTGTTCAATGACACTATTTTGAGTACATTTTCAAGGAGGAATACGAGATGTgagtataattttaaaaataaatatgaataaTTATTAACTTGAGAAATTATTATGAAATTCGAATGTAATTTCAAACTTTAAGACTTATCTCATCAAAACGACGAAACCAATTTGATAGTTACCATTATTTTACAGAATTAAGAATAGCAATCAAATGGATCATATAATTTTCATCCAATAATCAAATTACTTCCTCTatcaattttaatattattaattggACAACTGAACAAGTAACTCACttcatttataatttaaaattcaactGGCTCCTAACTTGATAacttaaaaagtaaaaacagaaaaatcaatTTGATAACAAAATCTATGAAAAgtaaaaaacttttgaaaaaaataaacaaaattatatTCTCTTTCTGTGCTAACTAAATAACTAATTGGTGCGTCTATTTGCCGCCAAGAATCGCTCTTCCATTCTCCACTCCTCTTCTTCTAAGACGCAATACAACAAACACATAGCGTGCAACTCAACCCACcaccctcctcctccttctttccATGGCGGCGGTCAACGGTGACGACAAACCGCTGCAGAAAATCTCAGACGCATTCAAGGTTTTGGCTTCCGTGGCCCAAGATTCGAAGAGCGCGGATATGGAGCTCGCTCCCTTCTCACGTGCCTGCACTCACGTCTGCCCTCTCTTTGGTTGCTTGGGCATCGCTTTCATGTTCGCTGAGAAGGATTTTGTCGCCAAGGTACGTGCAATTCCCGTTGTTATGCTCCCCCAGAATTATTTTGTGAACCAAATTTGGCAACTTTACCGGTTGATTATGTGGAGATTGGCGGTgatctagggtttcattttcccaATCTTTTCTTGGGGGGGGGGTTGATTGAAATGCTgctgattttttttgtttagcTGTCGTTGCTGTA is a window encoding:
- the LOC107638823 gene encoding patatin-like protein 6, whose translation is MAALSTMNLNMIDSTFEVDKLTYEIFSILENKFLFGYDTDTANNSVINSAQFSPIHTKPPKISAGNTAGKVRILCIDGTGATDGILAAKSLAELESCLRRKSGNPNARVAGYFDAVAGTGVGGVLAALLFTRGKDGLPMFTADEALKFMIDNRRRISRSSTGILRRVLRHDAAATKAEKLFRKTFGECTLKDTVKPVLIPCYDLVTRAPFVFSRADALEMDGYDFKMRDVCAATSADPGCVGPVEMRSIDGRTKIVAVDGGVAMNNPTAAAITHVLNNKHEFPFCNGVSDLLVLSLGNGETDFNSVKSPSGFVRIAGEGASDMVDQAVSMAFGECEKNNYVRIQSNKVMSKSKQGKTTPDLLSVSEDMLGQKNVESVLFKGKKVVENTNMDKLELFGGDLIKEQERRKTGILPTVVLKNSSPSPRTSSATTLSTLSSSTC